In Plasmodium gaboni strain SY75 chromosome 14, whole genome shotgun sequence, one genomic interval encodes:
- a CDS encoding eukaryotic initiation factor 4A, whose protein sequence is MSTKEETFNNENDIEGNTEEIVDTFDALGLNEKLLRGIYSYGFEKPSAIQQRGIKPILNGYDTIGQAQSGTGKTATFVISSLQLINYDYVACQALILAPTRELAQQIQKVVLALGDYLKVKCHACVGGTVVREDIDKLKQGVHMVVGTPGRVYDMIDKRHLGVDRLKLFILDEADEMLSRGFKAQIYEVFKKLVPDIQVALFSATMPQEILELTTRFMRDPKTILVKKDELTLEGIRQFYVAVEKEEWKLDTLCDLYETLTITQSIIYCNTRKKVDILTQEMHNRLFTVSCMHGDMDQKDRDLIMREFRSGSTRVLVTTDLLARGIDVQQVSLVINYDLPASPDTYIHRIGRSGRFGRKGVAINFVTNDDKEKDKLKKIESYYSTQIEEMPLEVADYL, encoded by the exons AGAAGAGActtttaataatgaaaaCGACATTGAAGGAAATACAGAAGAGATTGTTGATACATTCGACGCTCTTGGATTAAATGAAAAACTATTAAGGGGTATATATTCTTATGGTTTTGAAAAGCCATCAGCAATTCAACAAAGAGGTATTAAGCCTATTTTGAATGGTTATGATACAATTGGTCAAGCTCAATCAGGTACAGGAAAAACAGCTACTTTCGTTATTTCTTCATTGCAGTTAATTAATTATGACTATGTTGCATGTCAAGCTTTAATTTTGGCCCCCACTCGTGAGTTAGCTCAACAAATTCAAAAG GTCGTTTTGGCTTTGGGAGATTATTTAAAAGTCAAGTGCCATGCTTGTGTTGGAGGTACTGTCGTAAGAGAAGATATCGATAAACTTAAACAAGGAGTACATATGGTTGTAGGTACCCCAGGTAGAGTTTATGATATGATTGACAAGAGACATTTAGGTGTTGATAGATTAAAGTTATTTATATTAGATGAAGCTGATGAAATGTTATCAAGAGGATTTAAGGCTCAAATATATGAAGTTTTTAAGAAATTAGTACCAGATATTCAAGTTGCTTTATTTTCTGCTACAATGCCACAAGAAATATTAGAATTAACTACTAGGTTTATGAGAGACCCAAAAACTATTTTAGTTAAAAAAGATGAATTAACACTTGAAGGTATTAGGCAGTTCTATGTTGCTGTAGAAAAGGAAGAATGGAAATTAGATACTTTATGTGATTTATATGAAACATTAACCATTACACAatctataatatattgtaataCTAGGAAAAAGGTTGATATATTAACCCAAGAAATGCACAATCGTCTTTTCACTGTATCATGTATGCACGGAGATATGGACCAAAAAGACAGAGATTTAATTATGAGAGAATTCAGATCTGGATCCACAAGAGTTTTAGTAACAACAGATTTGTTAGCAAGAGGTATTGATGTACAACAAGTTTCTTTAGTTATCAATTATGATTTACCAGCTTCACCAGATACATACATTCACAg AATTGGTCGTTCTGGAAGATTTGGTCGTAAGGGAGTTGCTATCAATTTTGTTACCAACGATGATAAGGAAAAAGATAAGTTAAAGAAAATCGAATCCTACTATAGTACTCAAATAGAAGAAATGCCCTTAGAA GTTGCTGACTATTTATAA